A single window of Hyla sarda isolate aHylSar1 chromosome 2, aHylSar1.hap1, whole genome shotgun sequence DNA harbors:
- the LOC130357582 gene encoding odorant receptor 131-2-like isoform X1 — translation MPGDLGSSLEPAGSLLRTIENYKATNKEKTMVNTSFYSNKTQVSYYNVWTTKNMQLIFLAVIFPIFCLCLLSVIVILCVFFTTSHIRENVRYLLFSHMLISDSLQLTLANTLFLAAIFSVYMPVKYCCIIVAITVTTCVITPYNLALMSLERYIAVCFPLRHGEICTVRRCNVAIIVIWVIGALPVLTEIIIMSYFTDKNFFSLKKMCIWRFLQIYKFQTTMRFLVFSLSFGIVVLIIFYTYIRVMLVARKIGSKQSSAFKATRTVLIHSFQLLLCLCSYTNIFTETLFKNHYAYMALTNFFVFTCLPQYISPFIYGIRDEVIRKCIRKLFCPP, via the coding sequence GACAATTGAGAATTATAAAGCCACCAACAAAGAGAAGACAATGGTGAACACATCTTTCTATAGCAACAAGACTCAGGTTTCCTACTATAATGTATGGACCACTAAGAATATGCAACTCATATTCCTGGCAGTTATCTTCCCAATCTTCTGCTTGTGCCTTTTATCTGTTATAGTCATATTATGTGTGTTCTTCACCACTTCTCATATTAGAGAGAATGTCCGATATCTTCTGTTCAGCCACATGCTCATCAGCGACTCCTTACAACTTACACTGGCCAACACTCTTTTTCTAGCAGCTATATTTAGTGTCTATATGCCAGTGAAATATTGTTGCATCATAGTAGCAATAACAGTCACCACATGTGTAATTACCCCCTACAATTTGGCCCTCATGTCCTTGGAACGCTACATTGCTGTTTGTTTCCCACTAAGGCATGGAGAGATATGCACGGTGAGGCGGTGTAATGTGGCCATAATAGTGATCTGGGTGATTGGAGCACTTCCTGTATTGACTGAGATTATTATAATGTCTTATTTTAcagacaaaaattttttttctttaaagaagaTGTGTATATGGAGATTTTTACAAATATACAAGTTTCAAACCACAATGAGGTTCCTGGTTTTTTCCCTCAGCTTCGGTATAGTGGTGCTCATTATATTTTACACCTATATCAGAGTCATGTTAGTTGCTCGAAAGATTGGATCAAAGCAGTCTTCTGCCTTCAAGGCAACTAGAACGGTCTTGATCCACAGTTTTCAGCTCCTGTTATGCCTGTGTTCCTACACCAACATTTTTACAGAGACTCTCTTCAAAAACCACTATGCCTACATGGCCCTCACCAACTTCTTTGTCTTTACCTGCTTGCCACAGTATATCAGTCCCTTCATTTATGGGATAAGAGATGAAGTCATCCGCAAATGTATACGGAAATTGTTCTGTCCGCCTTAG
- the LOC130357582 gene encoding odorant receptor 131-2-like isoform X2: protein MVNTSFYSNKTQVSYYNVWTTKNMQLIFLAVIFPIFCLCLLSVIVILCVFFTTSHIRENVRYLLFSHMLISDSLQLTLANTLFLAAIFSVYMPVKYCCIIVAITVTTCVITPYNLALMSLERYIAVCFPLRHGEICTVRRCNVAIIVIWVIGALPVLTEIIIMSYFTDKNFFSLKKMCIWRFLQIYKFQTTMRFLVFSLSFGIVVLIIFYTYIRVMLVARKIGSKQSSAFKATRTVLIHSFQLLLCLCSYTNIFTETLFKNHYAYMALTNFFVFTCLPQYISPFIYGIRDEVIRKCIRKLFCPP, encoded by the coding sequence ATGGTGAACACATCTTTCTATAGCAACAAGACTCAGGTTTCCTACTATAATGTATGGACCACTAAGAATATGCAACTCATATTCCTGGCAGTTATCTTCCCAATCTTCTGCTTGTGCCTTTTATCTGTTATAGTCATATTATGTGTGTTCTTCACCACTTCTCATATTAGAGAGAATGTCCGATATCTTCTGTTCAGCCACATGCTCATCAGCGACTCCTTACAACTTACACTGGCCAACACTCTTTTTCTAGCAGCTATATTTAGTGTCTATATGCCAGTGAAATATTGTTGCATCATAGTAGCAATAACAGTCACCACATGTGTAATTACCCCCTACAATTTGGCCCTCATGTCCTTGGAACGCTACATTGCTGTTTGTTTCCCACTAAGGCATGGAGAGATATGCACGGTGAGGCGGTGTAATGTGGCCATAATAGTGATCTGGGTGATTGGAGCACTTCCTGTATTGACTGAGATTATTATAATGTCTTATTTTAcagacaaaaattttttttctttaaagaagaTGTGTATATGGAGATTTTTACAAATATACAAGTTTCAAACCACAATGAGGTTCCTGGTTTTTTCCCTCAGCTTCGGTATAGTGGTGCTCATTATATTTTACACCTATATCAGAGTCATGTTAGTTGCTCGAAAGATTGGATCAAAGCAGTCTTCTGCCTTCAAGGCAACTAGAACGGTCTTGATCCACAGTTTTCAGCTCCTGTTATGCCTGTGTTCCTACACCAACATTTTTACAGAGACTCTCTTCAAAAACCACTATGCCTACATGGCCCTCACCAACTTCTTTGTCTTTACCTGCTTGCCACAGTATATCAGTCCCTTCATTTATGGGATAAGAGATGAAGTCATCCGCAAATGTATACGGAAATTGTTCTGTCCGCCTTAG